A window of Acidobacteriota bacterium genomic DNA:
GAGGGTTTCGGAGGGCCGCAAAGGAGGCACCTACCGATGACTTCTCGCACTCTCAAGATCGGCTTACTCGTTCTCGCGATCACCCTCTGCACTGCCGTAGCTGCTGGTGCTGCCAGCGTAGTCGGGTTTGCACACAACTCGGATACCGGATGGACGAGGATCGCTTGCTCCGACGGCAGGACAGGAGTGGGCTACTTTGCTGGAGCGTCCCAAAGCTGGCTTAGGCAGGAAGCGGCAAATTTCTGCCGTCCTGGCGAGATCGGAAATCCCATGCACAGCGAGTAGACCCTGATCCCTCGAATGTCGCTGGGCTACCCAGCTAGGTGCATGAGTGCCACCGGGAGGTCTGCGGCAGGTTCTAGAATGTCCAGACAGGACTACAGGACTGACTTGAACCGAAGATGGTGGTGACCGTTTTCCAGTGCCCACTTGCCTAAGGTGCCACCCTCTTACCTAAGTGGGGAGAGGTGTCGGCGGGAGAGGTGCCACCCTCTTACCTAAGTGCAATGGGTTCAACGCCTTGAGGTCTGAAGGCCCGGGGCTTTACGGGTCCCGGCTTTCCCGATAGGAGTCGTTTCACGACTCGTTCGGCACCGGTCACAAAACAAAAACCTGTGAGAAGTGGAAGCAATGAGGATGCAGTGGAGCCACTGAGCGGATTTGAACCGCTGACCTGCTGATTACGAATCAGCTGCTCTACCCCTGAGCTACAGTGGCCCTGAGTGGGAGCGCGCGGCGAGCCCGGAGGCCGGCCGCGGCTCGGGGATTTTAGGCGATGTGTGCCTCTGGGCGCAATCCGAGGGCTGGACTCGCTGGCGGGAGACCGGTGGTTCGCGGAAACCGGCGAATGCCCCCTCATCCCAAACTCGCCGGCTAGCGGGTCGTTCGATGGCCGGGCGAGGGCCTGGTGGAGTTTGACTGGCCTGCGGAGGCCGCTTCTGGTCTGCCCTGTTCCACCCCCCGAGCGCACCACGATGAGAGAATGCCTGCCGAACGCTTTCGCTGTCGGGTCCGGGTCGCTTGCGGTGGCCGGTGGGCCCGTTCGAGTTTCTTTGGACTTGGCCGTTTTCTCGACCCTTGGAGGAGTCCCTGATGACCCGCAGCTCCCTTCGCTGGACCGCTTTCGCCGTTGCTCTGGCCGTCGCTCTGCTGGCGGCGCCGAGCGTGCTCGCCCATTGCCAGGTGCCCTGTGGCATCTACGGCGACGAGACCCGCTTCGTGATCATGGAGGAGGATGTCACCACCATCGAGAAGTCGATGAAGGAGATCATCCGCCTTTCGGCCGAGGAGACGCCGAACTGGAATCAGCTGGTGCGTTGGGTGGAGAACAAGGAGGACCACGCCGACAAGCTCACGGAGGTGGTGACCTACTACTTCATGGCCCAGCGCATCAAGCCGCCGGCGACTTCGGTGGGTGACGAGTACAAGAAGTACGTCCACGAGCTCAGCATTCTGCACCGCATGATGGTGCACGCCATGAAGGCGAAGCAGACCACCGACCTGGCCGAAGTCGCGAAGCTGCGCGAGCTGATTGCCGCACTCAAGACTTCGTACCTCGGCGAGCAAGGCCACTCGCACTAGGGAGGCCTTTGGTGAGGCCCGGGCCGGCTCCCTTCCGGCTCGGGCAGGGCTCCCAGCGTCGCGGCTCTCCAACCTCGAAGAGCAGCACGCCATCATCCCGGTCGCCGGAAGCAGTTTCTCTGCAGATTCCGGTCTGCACATCACACACCCTTCCGCCCGGTGCCTTGCGCCCCGCACTTCAGCCCTACCCGCCCCGCCCCTGCCCTCAGGGCTCGGCGACGTGCTGGCTGCTGGCGCCGGCACCGTGGGGGGCCCGGAAGTCGGCGCAGTCGTAGAAGTCCCGGCTGCCCTGGAGCTTGATGTCGAGGCAGCAGGTGTGGGTGGTCTTGCCTTCCCAGGTCAGCCAGTCGACGCAGACGGAGTTGGTGCCGCAACCGGGGTGACCGAGGAAAATCCACTGGCCGGCTTCGGGACCACCGGGGCCGAGTCCAACGCCACCGGTGCGCGGGGCGACGGCGATCAGGGCGGTCACGGCGAGACCGAGGATGAACACTTCGGGCAGCAGCTTGCGGTTCATTCTTGAGCTCCTCTCCTGTGAGCTAAGCGAGGGGTCGACTGCGGCGCGGTCGTCGA
This region includes:
- a CDS encoding superoxide dismutase [Ni]; protein product: MTRSSLRWTAFAVALAVALLAAPSVLAHCQVPCGIYGDETRFVIMEEDVTTIEKSMKEIIRLSAEETPNWNQLVRWVENKEDHADKLTEVVTYYFMAQRIKPPATSVGDEYKKYVHELSILHRMMVHAMKAKQTTDLAEVAKLRELIAALKTSYLGEQGHSH